The following coding sequences lie in one Rothia sp. SD9660Na genomic window:
- the mptB gene encoding polyprenol phosphomannose-dependent alpha 1,6 mannosyltransferase MptB yields the protein MSPRTAQTHTASIPVHRYNPKTAHYVSGSPLRTLIFGTIGSLLVMFASFGVGWLADASPFRRVDWIIPLRYTAPGLVTCIALLVVGSMMLCREWLRMVQKLLVWDQRAKRWATAAIICWMLPQLFAFPLYSRDVFSYFAQGRVMASGFNPYEYGVSSVNNFFQYGADQMWSESAPPYGPVFLLIEKWVAQIAGDSVDTALYLFRLVALIGVGLIAYYVPKLASLHGINGIRANWLVLANPLFIAAFITSSHNDALMTGLVLAGVHHAAAHRDTVGGLLGITLVTAAVAVKPIALVALPFIGLFWAGRGASWPRRFIFWAMTLAISMAELWVLGAVTDLGFGWIGALATTGGQYIWFTPIGFLGLQINQILVSITGDNALANSVRDTFFSLGKLAGMLLAVVVMFVGKDENLIRRTGLALAMVVIFSPMLQSWYLLWFIPLFVVAGVRTDWQLDFYFLSTMFFVIYGVSDQLAVSPYLDNFDQNMGRLIAAVLSLAYAFWLVFFDPATRRVLRRGQRSSLYEVSI from the coding sequence ATGAGCCCCAGAACAGCGCAAACCCATACCGCTAGCATCCCGGTGCACCGGTATAACCCCAAGACAGCCCACTATGTCTCGGGTAGCCCCCTGCGAACCCTCATCTTTGGAACCATCGGTTCTCTACTGGTGATGTTTGCATCCTTCGGCGTGGGGTGGCTGGCGGATGCCTCGCCCTTCCGCCGGGTGGACTGGATTATCCCGCTACGCTACACGGCACCCGGGCTGGTAACCTGCATCGCCCTGCTCGTTGTGGGATCGATGATGCTCTGCCGCGAATGGTTGCGCATGGTGCAGAAACTGCTCGTTTGGGACCAGCGTGCAAAACGCTGGGCAACCGCAGCCATTATCTGCTGGATGCTGCCCCAGTTGTTTGCCTTCCCCCTCTATAGCCGTGACGTCTTCTCCTACTTTGCCCAGGGGCGCGTTATGGCGTCAGGGTTTAACCCCTACGAGTACGGGGTTTCTTCCGTCAATAACTTCTTCCAGTACGGTGCCGACCAGATGTGGTCCGAATCGGCTCCGCCCTACGGCCCCGTCTTCCTGCTCATCGAAAAATGGGTAGCCCAAATCGCCGGTGATTCCGTAGACACCGCCCTCTATCTCTTTAGACTGGTTGCCCTCATAGGAGTGGGTCTTATTGCCTACTACGTGCCTAAACTGGCGAGCCTCCACGGTATCAATGGCATACGAGCTAACTGGCTGGTGCTGGCCAACCCCCTCTTTATCGCCGCCTTCATCACCTCTTCCCATAATGACGCCTTGATGACCGGCCTGGTGCTGGCAGGCGTCCACCACGCGGCGGCCCACCGCGATACCGTGGGCGGCCTACTGGGAATTACCCTGGTGACCGCGGCCGTAGCGGTCAAGCCTATTGCCCTGGTCGCCCTACCCTTCATCGGGCTTTTCTGGGCCGGTAGGGGAGCCAGCTGGCCCCGCCGCTTCATTTTCTGGGCCATGACCCTGGCTATCTCCATGGCAGAGCTCTGGGTGCTTGGGGCCGTGACCGACCTGGGCTTTGGTTGGATTGGGGCCCTAGCTACCACCGGTGGCCAGTACATCTGGTTCACTCCCATCGGCTTCCTGGGGCTACAAATCAACCAAATTCTGGTATCTATCACGGGCGATAACGCCCTGGCGAACTCGGTGCGCGACACTTTCTTCTCCCTGGGAAAGCTCGCGGGCATGCTGCTGGCCGTGGTTGTCATGTTTGTTGGCAAGGACGAAAACCTCATCCGCCGCACAGGCCTGGCTTTAGCTATGGTTGTGATTTTTTCCCCCATGCTGCAGTCCTGGTATCTGCTCTGGTTCATCCCGCTGTTTGTGGTGGCTGGTGTGCGCACTGACTGGCAGCTGGACTTCTACTTCCTGTCCACCATGTTCTTCGTGATCTACGGGGTCTCAGACCAGCTTGCGGTCTCACCCTACCTCGATAACTTCGACCAGAACATGGGCCGCCTTATCGCAGCTGTCCTCAGCCTTGCCTACGCCTTCTGGTTGGTCTTCTTCGACCCGGCAACCCGCCGAGTGCTCCGCCGTGGCCAGCGTTCCTCCCTCTACGAAGTTAGTATCTAG